One part of the Terriglobia bacterium genome encodes these proteins:
- a CDS encoding sigma-70 family RNA polymerase sigma factor: MKDIENLYQRYAGDVRRFALYLCGNVVMADEITSDTFVRAWMAADRIRQPTVKSYLLAIARNAYTDLLRRTARHTQLDETMPDTRISAQTQMELSAEVRAVLAALQQLPEMDRTVLLMRALDEMPYEEIAETLGIAVVTAKVKVHRARLKLMQTRQAWRDVVPAAGAKP; this comes from the coding sequence ATGAAGGACATCGAGAACCTCTACCAACGCTATGCCGGCGATGTCCGCCGATTTGCGCTGTATTTGTGCGGCAATGTGGTGATGGCGGATGAGATCACCTCGGACACCTTTGTGCGCGCGTGGATGGCGGCTGACCGCATTCGCCAGCCAACGGTGAAAAGCTATCTTCTGGCGATTGCACGAAACGCGTATACCGATTTGTTGCGACGGACCGCGCGCCACACGCAGCTTGACGAGACTATGCCCGATACGCGGATCAGCGCGCAGACGCAAATGGAGCTGAGCGCGGAAGTACGCGCGGTGCTTGCGGCCTTGCAGCAACTGCCGGAGATGGACCGCACGGTGCTGCTGATGCGCGCGCTTGACGAAATGCCATACGAGGAAATCGCGGAGACGCTGGGGATCGCGGTGGTCACCGCAAAAGTGAAGGTTCATCGCGCAAGATTGAAGCTGATGCAGACCAGGCAGGCATGGCGGGATGTCGTTCCCGCCGCAGGAGCAAAACCATGA